Proteins encoded together in one Lepisosteus oculatus isolate fLepOcu1 chromosome 2, fLepOcu1.hap2, whole genome shotgun sequence window:
- the tmem150aa gene encoding transmembrane protein 150Aa yields MTAWIILPVSLSAFSITGIWIVYAMAVMNHHVCPVENWSYNVSCSEETSKQGFPKSCCTLQDIPLISKCGSFPPESCLFSLIGNVGAFMVVMVCLLRYAQVIEHSRRSWVNTSGLITGCTNALGLVMVGNFQVDHAKSLHYIGAGVAFPAGLLFVGLQCVLTYRIAITALDYWMAHVRVGLTVVALISLILSGVFFIHESFHLQHAAAICEWIFTVDILVFYGTFTYEFGAVTNDTMIMALQRNQGPGGIGGKSCKSPGSSSTSTHLNCNPESIAML; encoded by the exons ATGACTGCCTGGATCATTCTCCCCGTCAGCCTCTCTGCCTTCTCCATCACAGGGATATGGATTGT GTATGCCATGGCAGTGATGAACCATCATGTTTGCCCTGTAGAAAACTG GTCATACAATGTGTCGTGCTCAGAGGAGACCTCCAAACAAGGCTTTCCAAAGAGCTGCTGCACGCTGCAGGACATTCCTCTCATCAG taaatgtggCTCGTTCCCCCCGGAGAGCTGCCTGTTCAGTCTCATCGGGAATGTGGGAGCGTTTATGG TGGTGATGGTGTGTCTGCTGCGGTACGCCCAGGTGATCGAGCACAGCCGGCGTTCCTGGGTGAACACCAGCGGCCTCATCACCGGCTGCACCAACGCCCTGGGTCTCGTCATGGTGGGGAACTTCCAG GTGGACCACGCCAAGTCCCTGCACTACATCGGCGCGGGGGTGGCCTTCCCAGCCGGACTGCTGTTTGTGGGTCTGCAGTGTGTGCTCACGTACCGCATTGCCATCACCGCGCTGGACTACTGGATGGCACACGTGCGTGTGGGGCTCACCGTTGTGGCCTTAATCTCCCTCATCCTGA GTGGGGTCTTCTTCATCCACGAGAGCTTCCACCTCCAGCATGCTGCGGCCATCTGCGAGTGGATCTTCACAGTTGACATCCTGGTCTTCTACGGCACTTTCACCTACGAGTTCGGCGCCGTGACCAACGACACCATGATAATGGCCCTGCAGCGCAACCAGGGCCCCGGGGGCATCGGGGGCAAGAGCTGCAAGTCTCCGGGCAGCAGCAGCACCTCCACCCATCTCAACTGCAACCCCGAGAGCATCGCCATGTTGTAG